The following are encoded in a window of Ricinus communis isolate WT05 ecotype wild-type chromosome 4, ASM1957865v1, whole genome shotgun sequence genomic DNA:
- the LOC8268036 gene encoding 7-deoxyloganetin glucosyltransferase, translating into MAFTEIAANKPHALFVPFPLQGHIKTMLKLAKILYSRGFHITFVNTEFNHNRFLHSRGPNSMDGLPGFQFETIPDGLPPSDPDSTQDIPSLCESVWKKFLQPFVQLVAKIKDTASSRNMPPLTCIVADCFTSTFAVRAAEELELPLVFFSTMSASAIMGFKHYAALKDKGFIPLKDESCLTNGYLDTTVDWIPGMKGIRLRDLPSLLRTTNSEDLLFNFTMETAENSVKASAIAIQTFDALERDVLAGYSSIFPPVYAIGPVQFLLDQIRDENLDSVGYNLWKEEAECLPWLDSFEPNSVVYVNFGSVAVMTQEQLLEFGMGLANSKHPFLWIIRRDLVIGESAILPPDFFQETKERSLIAHWCPQEEVLNHPSIGGFLTHSGWGSTMESLSAGVPMLCWPFFADQPTNCRYSCNEWGVGMEIDNNVKRDEVEKLVRELMEGEKGKEMRNNAMEWKKLAEEATAPNGSSSMNLEKFMNEVLLLKD; encoded by the exons ATGGCCTTTACCGAGATTGCTGCAAATAAGCCTCATGCACTTTTTGTTCCATTTCCACTTCAAGGCCATATAAAAACAATGCTTAAACTAGCAAAGATTCTTTACTCTAGAGGTTTTCACATTACTTTTGTCAATACTGAGTTTAACCACAATCGTTTTCTCCATTCTAGAGGACCCAATTCAATGGATGGCTTACCCGGCTTCCAATTCGAAACTATTCCTGACGGTCTTCCTCCTTCTGATCCTGATTCCACCCAAGATATACCTTCTCTTTGTGAATCTGTCTGGAAGAAATTCTTGCAACCGTTTGTTCAACTTGTTGCAAAGATTAAGGATACTGCTTCTTCCAGGAATATGCCTCCACTTACTTGCATTGTTGCAGATTGTTTCACTTCAACATTTGCTGTGAGAGCTGCTGAAGAACTGGAACTCCCTCTTGTGTTTTTTTCCACTATGTCTGCCTCTGCTATCATGGGATTTAAACACTATGCTGCTCTTAAAGACAAGGGTTTTATACCGCTTAAAg ATGAGAGTTGCCTGACAAATGGCTATTTGGACACAACTGTGGACTGGATTCCAGGTATGAAAGGCATTCGACTAAGAGATCTTCCAAGCTTACTTCGTACAACGAATTCAGAAGATTTGCTCTTTAACTTTACCATGGAAACTGCTGAGAATTCTGTTAAGGCTTCCGCAATCGCTATTCAGACCTTTGATGCACTGGAGAGAGATGTTCTTGCTGGCTATTCTTCTATCTTTCCTCCTGTTTATGCCATTGGCCCAGTTCAGTTTCTTCTTGATCAAATTCGAGATGAAAATCTAGACTCTGTTGGATACAACTTATGGAAAGAAGAAGCTGAGTGTCTCCCATGGCTAGACTCCTTCGAACCCAACTCAGTTGTTTATGTTAATTTCGGAAGCGTAGCTGTCATGACCCAAGAACAACTACTTGAATTCGGAATGGGACTGGCTAATAGCAAGCATCCGTTTTTATGGATTATTAGGCGGGATTTGGTTATTGGTGAATCGGCGATTTTGCCACCGGATTTCTTTCAAGAGACTAAAGAAAGAAGTCTAATTGCACACTGGTGTCCACAAGAAGAAGTCCTTAATCACCCATCAATCGGAGGATTCCTGACGCATAGTGGTTGGGGTTCAACGATGGAGAGCTTGTCGGCAGGAGTGCCTATGCTTTGCTGGCCATTCTTTGCAGATCAGCCAACAAACTGTAGATACAGTTGCAATGAATGGGGAGTTGGCATGGAGATTGATAATAATGTCAAGAGAGATGAAGTTGAGAAGCTTGTCAGGGAGCTGATGGAGGGAGAGAAAGGTAAGGAGATGAGGAATAACGCCATGGAATGGAAAAAGTTGGCAGAAGAAGCCACTGCTCCAAATGGTTCATCATCCatgaatttggaaaaattcATGAATGAAGTTCTCTTACTAAAAGATTAG